A single genomic interval of Zingiber officinale cultivar Zhangliang chromosome 4A, Zo_v1.1, whole genome shotgun sequence harbors:
- the LOC121973148 gene encoding auxin-responsive protein SAUR68-like, protein MLNPMRLIKMVRKWQKLAALGRRRIKSERPENRDGEAGPPWSSTVASKGHVFVYTADGKRFMVPLKYLSSGLFRELLQRSEEEFGLPADGPITLPCGAACMESVISFLHGRGNSNAERVVLDTISCGGGVGRCTEAAAGKGGVSQHLILYGF, encoded by the coding sequence ATGCTGAACCCCATGAGGCTTATCAAGATGGTGAGGAAGTGGCAGAAGTTGGCCGCCCTCGGCCGGAGAAGGATCAAGTCGGAGAGGCCCGAAAACAGAGACGGTGAAGCAGGGCCGCCGTGGTCTTCGACGGTGGCCAGCAAGGGGCACGTGTTCGTGTACACCGCCGACGGGAAGCGCTTTATGGTGCCGTTGAAGTACCTGAGCAGCGGTCTCTTTCGGGAGCTACTGCAGCGGTCGGAGGAAGAGTTCGGCCTGCCGGCCGACGGCCCCATCACGCTGCCCTGTGGGGCCGCATGCATGGAGTCCGTCATCAGCTTCCTCCACGGCCGGGGCAACAGCAACGCGGAGAGGGTCGTGCTTGATACAATCAGCTGTGGCGGCGGTGTTGGACGATGCACGGAGGCGGCCGCTGGGAAAGGAGGAGTCAGCCAGCATCTGATCCTCTATGGTTTTTGA